From a region of the Bradyrhizobium sp. KBS0727 genome:
- the soxA gene encoding sulfur oxidation c-type cytochrome SoxA: MRPLGAILAALLVAGSAGAADIPQAERRSGYSFMTDDTKAMQDDESANPGMLWVLDGEALWKRKVGSADKACADCHSDAGTSMKGVAAHYPAFDKALGRPVDLEQRINLCRTNHQQASPLAYESRDLLALTAFVARQSQGKAIETGSDPQLEPFIAKGRELFMQRQGQLNLGCANCHDDNWDKRLAGSAITQAHPTGYPLYRLEWQSLGSLQRRLRACITGVRAQAYDYGTPELVELELYLMSRARGMPMEAPAVRP, from the coding sequence ATGAGACCGCTAGGGGCCATACTCGCCGCGCTGCTGGTGGCGGGTTCCGCCGGCGCCGCCGATATCCCGCAAGCCGAACGCCGCTCCGGCTACAGCTTCATGACTGATGACACCAAGGCGATGCAGGACGACGAGTCCGCCAATCCCGGCATGCTCTGGGTGCTCGACGGCGAAGCACTGTGGAAGCGAAAAGTCGGTTCCGCCGACAAGGCCTGTGCCGATTGCCACAGCGACGCCGGCACCAGCATGAAGGGTGTCGCCGCGCATTATCCCGCTTTCGACAAGGCGCTTGGCCGTCCCGTCGATCTGGAACAGCGCATCAACCTGTGCCGCACCAACCATCAGCAGGCGTCACCGCTGGCCTATGAGAGCCGCGACCTGCTGGCGCTGACCGCCTTCGTCGCCCGGCAGTCGCAGGGCAAAGCGATCGAAACCGGCAGCGATCCGCAGCTCGAACCGTTCATCGCCAAAGGACGCGAGCTGTTCATGCAGCGCCAGGGCCAGCTCAATCTCGGCTGCGCCAACTGCCATGACGACAACTGGGACAAGCGGCTGGCCGGATCGGCGATCACGCAGGCCCACCCGACGGGATATCCGCTCTACCGGCTGGAGTGGCAATCGCTGGGATCGCTGCAGCGGCGCCTCCGCGCCTGCATCACCGGGGTGCGCGCGCAGGCGTATGACTATGGCACACCGGAGCTGGTGGAACTCGAACTGTACCTGATGTCGCGGGCGCGAGGCATGCCGATGGAGGCACCGGCGGTCAGGCCTTAG
- a CDS encoding ferredoxin--NADP reductase — translation MSNFNQESVLSVHHWTDTLFSFTTTRDPSFRFRNGEFTMIGLKVGEKPLLRAYSVASANYEDRLEFFSIKVQDGPLTSRLQHLKQGDEIIVSRKATGTLVIDNLEDGRNLYLIGTGTGLAPFLSVIKDPETYERFEKVVLLHGCRRVAELAYGEMITEKLPNDELIGDYIRNQLIYYPTVTRDPFRNRGRITDLINSGKLFGDIGLASLDPVHDRVMICGSPALVTDTRTLLNGKGFVEGNHGQPAQFVVEKAFAER, via the coding sequence ATGAGCAATTTCAACCAGGAAAGCGTTTTGAGCGTCCACCACTGGACCGACACGCTGTTCTCCTTCACCACCACGCGCGATCCCTCGTTTCGTTTCAGGAACGGCGAGTTCACCATGATCGGGTTGAAGGTCGGCGAGAAGCCGCTGCTGCGCGCCTACAGCGTCGCCAGCGCCAATTACGAGGACCGGCTGGAATTCTTCTCGATCAAGGTGCAGGACGGGCCGCTGACCTCGCGCCTGCAGCACCTGAAGCAGGGCGACGAGATCATCGTCAGCCGCAAGGCCACCGGCACCCTCGTCATCGACAACCTCGAAGACGGCCGAAACCTCTACCTGATCGGCACCGGCACCGGGCTGGCGCCGTTCCTGAGCGTGATCAAGGATCCCGAGACCTATGAGCGGTTCGAGAAGGTGGTGCTGCTGCATGGCTGCCGCCGCGTCGCCGAACTCGCCTATGGCGAAATGATCACCGAGAAGTTGCCGAACGACGAGTTGATCGGCGACTACATCCGCAACCAGTTGATCTATTACCCGACCGTTACGCGCGATCCCTTCCGCAACCGCGGCCGGATCACCGACCTGATCAATTCGGGCAAGCTGTTCGGCGATATCGGGCTGGCCTCGCTCGATCCCGTGCACGACCGCGTCATGATCTGCGGCAGCCCGGCGCTGGTGACGGACACCCGCACCCTGCTCAACGGCAAGGGGTTTGTCGAAGGCAATCACGGCCAGCCGGCGCAGTTCGTGGTCGAGAAGGCATTCGCGGAGCGGTAA
- a CDS encoding amidohydrolase family protein encodes MAHDAPQATGPSKLVIRNIGLLLSGALEKPILDADTIVAENGKISAIGRLKDVDTEGATTVVNANCTTVAPGLIDSHVHPVAGDWTPRQNQINWIDSYLHGGVTTMISAGEVHMPGRPRDVIGLKAMAIFAQRSFWTLRPGGVKVHAGAPVIECEMVEDDFKELAAAGVKLLGEVGLGGVKDGPTARKMVGWARKYGIQSTIHTGGPSIPGSGLIDKDVVLEADTDVVGHINGGHTALPDDQIRCICEGCKRGLELVHNGNERSALFTLRIAREMGDLNRVILGTDAPAGSGVQPLGILRMVSLLSSLGELPAEIAFCLATGNTARMRELDCGIIEVGRSADFVIMDMAQHSPGRNILHSVQLGDLPGIGMTIIDGIVRTQRSRNTPPAGRVPEIVSGH; translated from the coding sequence ATGGCCCATGACGCACCCCAGGCTACCGGCCCGAGCAAGCTGGTGATCCGCAATATCGGGTTGTTGCTGTCAGGGGCCCTGGAGAAGCCGATCCTGGATGCGGACACCATCGTGGCCGAGAACGGCAAGATATCGGCGATCGGCCGGCTGAAGGACGTCGACACCGAGGGCGCCACCACCGTCGTCAATGCCAACTGCACCACGGTTGCCCCCGGCCTGATCGACAGCCACGTCCATCCCGTCGCCGGCGACTGGACGCCACGGCAGAACCAGATCAACTGGATCGACAGCTATCTGCATGGCGGCGTCACCACCATGATCTCCGCGGGCGAAGTCCACATGCCCGGCCGTCCGCGCGATGTCATCGGCCTGAAGGCGATGGCGATCTTCGCGCAGCGCTCGTTCTGGACGCTGCGGCCCGGCGGCGTGAAGGTGCATGCCGGCGCGCCGGTGATCGAATGCGAGATGGTCGAGGACGACTTCAAGGAATTGGCCGCCGCCGGCGTCAAGCTGCTCGGCGAAGTCGGCCTCGGCGGCGTCAAGGACGGACCGACCGCGCGCAAGATGGTGGGCTGGGCGCGCAAATACGGCATCCAGAGCACCATCCATACCGGCGGGCCTTCGATCCCCGGCTCCGGCCTGATCGACAAGGACGTGGTGCTGGAAGCCGACACCGACGTGGTCGGTCACATCAATGGCGGCCACACCGCGCTCCCCGACGACCAGATCCGCTGCATCTGTGAAGGCTGCAAACGCGGTCTCGAGCTGGTTCACAACGGCAACGAACGCTCGGCACTGTTCACCCTGCGGATCGCGCGCGAGATGGGCGACCTTAATCGCGTCATTCTCGGCACCGACGCGCCGGCCGGCTCCGGCGTGCAGCCGCTCGGAATCCTGCGCATGGTGTCGCTATTGTCGTCGCTCGGCGAACTGCCGGCGGAAATCGCGTTCTGCCTCGCCACCGGCAACACCGCCCGGATGCGTGAGCTGGATTGCGGGATCATCGAGGTCGGCCGCTCGGCGGACTTCGTCATCATGGACATGGCGCAGCATTCGCCGGGCAGGAACATCCTGCACAGCGTGCAGCTCGGCGACCTCCCCGGCATCGGCATGACCATCATCGACGGCATCGTCCGCACCCAGCGCAGCCGCAACACCCCGCCGGCGGGACGGGTGCCGGAGATCGTGAGTGGACATTAG